The following nucleotide sequence is from Mesobacillus jeotgali.
AACAATGGTTTTTTAGACATAAAGCCTTCGGCATATGCGGCGCCAACTTCCTTGCCGAATAATTTTTCGCGCGCCTCGACTGTTTCGATATAGCCGTTCACCAGCGGGGTGTCAAATGTGGCTGCCCCTTTCACGAATTGGCTTTCGTAAGCATTCAGTGCACTGATTTTTAAATTTATAAAATCCGAAACATCAACAACAAAATCAGGTTTATGGAATCCATTGATCATATAAAAATACAACGCTTTCGGCCTATGTGGTGCCAACCCATCATTCTCATCATATTTTCGTACTGCCGCCGAAAAGACCGCCTCCTCGACAAGGCGGGCACAGCTGCCATGGTCAGGATGACGGTCGTCAAAATAAGGTGCAAAAACTATGTCCGGTTTGTTTCGCCTGATCACTCTAACAATTTCCCTTATGTATTCTTCCTTTAAAAACAAGCCTCTGTCCGGCAAGTCAAGTGCTTCCCTCATCTTCACTCCAAGAATGCCGGCTGCTTCATTCGCTTCGCGGCTCCTGATCTCTACTGTTCCATTCGAAGACATTTCAGCTTTGGTCAAATCACAAATCCCAATCCATTTACCTTCAGCAGCATATTTTGCGATTGTACCGCC
It contains:
- the bshB1 gene encoding bacillithiol biosynthesis deacetylase BshB1, whose product is MEAIKLDILAFGAHADDVEIGMGGTIAKYAAEGKWIGICDLTKAEMSSNGTVEIRSREANEAAGILGVKMREALDLPDRGLFLKEEYIREIVRVIRRNKPDIVFAPYFDDRHPDHGSCARLVEEAVFSAAVRKYDENDGLAPHRPKALYFYMINGFHKPDFVVDVSDFINLKISALNAYESQFVKGAATFDTPLVNGYIETVEAREKLFGKEVGAAYAEGFMSKKPLLIHKDLLGEGK